DNA from bacterium:
ATTCTTATAGTCTGGTGGAAGCAGGCTATATTCTCAAATCTTCTTTCAATTATTTCCCGAAAGGAACAATTCATATTATTATTGTTGACCCTGAGGTTGGTAGCCAGCGTAAAATTATTTTACTAAAATCAAAAGATTACTATTTTTTGGCTCCAGATAATGGAATTTTAAGTTTTATCTTGGATAGATTTAAAGAGATAAAAATTGTTGAACTGACCAATAAAAAGTATTTCCTGCAGGAAGTTAGTCAAACCTTCCATGGAAGAGATATTTTTGCTCCGGTAGCCGCTTATTTAAGTTTGGGTAAAAACATTGAAGAATTTGGTCCTGAACTAAATAAAATAAAAACACTTGCTCCTGAATTTAAACCTGAATTTAATAAAGATAAAATAGTTGGTCAGATAATCTATATCGACCATTTTGGAAATCTAATTACGAATATTGTCAAAGAAGAATTTACTTTTGATGATTCTAAAGTGTTAATTGAAATAGCAGGGCAGGAAATAAAAGGTATTAACAAAACATATAGTCAGTTAAAACCAGGAGAACTCTTAGCCTTATGGGGCAGTAGTAATCACCTGGAGGTCGCCGCAAATCAAGCTAATGCTCAACAATTACTTAAAATTGAAAAGGGAAAAACAGCAGTCATAATTCGTTATTTGTAACCGTTCAGGTAGTCCTTTACCGCAGAGATGCAGAGGAACAGAGTCTCTGTGTCTGTGCGGTGAACAGTTACCAAAAATTGATTAGCATGAAATTTATAGCCGATGATATGTTAGGTAAATTAGCCAAATGGCTACGAATTCTTGGGTATGATACAATATATTATCGCACACAAAACGACTATGATTTAATAGAAATTGCCCAAAATGAAGGTAGAATATTACTTACCCGTGATTCACAATTGGCAAGAAACTGGATTGTTCCGACACTTTTAATTAAAGATGAAATAATAGATGAACAACTTAAACAGGTAATCCAGAGGTTTAAGATTGAAATAGGATGTGCCCTATTTTCAAGATGTCCAAAATGCAATACCCTATTGATAGAAATTGATAAAGAGGCGATTAAAGATAAATTACCTGAGTTTGTCTATCAAACTTATAATGAATTCTGGTCCTGTCCTACCTGCAACAGATATTATTGGCAAGGTAGCCATTGGATGAATATTAAGGCAAAAGTAGAAAATCTAAAAGTCTTACGGTAAAATGTCAAGTAAAAAATTAAGTTTTTTTAAAAATATTTTTCCTGACTTATATCCCTAAAAAGGCACAAAAATAGTATGTTCGGATACAAGTGAATTTTTTAAATATCCAAAT
Protein-coding regions in this window:
- a CDS encoding SAM-dependent chlorinase/fluorinase yields the protein MPIITLITDFGLKDNYVGIIKGVIHSINPEVKIIDITHLINSYSLVEAGYILKSSFNYFPKGTIHIIIVDPEVGSQRKIILLKSKDYYFLAPDNGILSFILDRFKEIKIVELTNKKYFLQEVSQTFHGRDIFAPVAAYLSLGKNIEEFGPELNKIKTLAPEFKPEFNKDKIVGQIIYIDHFGNLITNIVKEEFTFDDSKVLIEIAGQEIKGINKTYSQLKPGELLALWGSSNHLEVAANQANAQQLLKIEKGKTAVIIRYL
- a CDS encoding Mut7-C RNAse domain-containing protein; translation: MKFIADDMLGKLAKWLRILGYDTIYYRTQNDYDLIEIAQNEGRILLTRDSQLARNWIVPTLLIKDEIIDEQLKQVIQRFKIEIGCALFSRCPKCNTLLIEIDKEAIKDKLPEFVYQTYNEFWSCPTCNRYYWQGSHWMNIKAKVENLKVLR